The Equus asinus isolate D_3611 breed Donkey chromosome 15, EquAss-T2T_v2, whole genome shotgun sequence genome includes a window with the following:
- the DEFB118 gene encoding defensin beta 118: protein MKLLILALAALVFLPQVIPAYRGGKRCWHKRGHCRKVCKADEVVKSTCKKHQACCVSVKKDNKQVAINKKIPITTPSNFIEYYVTVVPTTVKFDIDITNKEDENYATEVGTLTPNTEVHQSS from the exons ATGAAACTCCTGATCCTGGCTCTTGCTGCCCTTGTATTCCTACCACAAGTGATCCCAG CCTATAGGGGTGGAAAAAGATGCTGGCACAAGCGGGGACACTGCAGGAAAGTCTGCAAAGCTGATGAAGTGGTCAAATCAACCTGTAAAAAGCATCAAGCCTGCTGTGTTTCAGTCAAGAAAGACAACAAGCAAGTGGCCATTAACAAGAAAATTCCCATCACTACACCTTCAAATTTTATTGAGTACTATGTAACAGTAGTGCCCACTACAGTCAAATTTGACATAGACATCACgaacaaagaagatgaaaattatGCCACGGAAGTGGGAACTCTGACCCCTAACACAGAAGTCCATCAAAGTTCTTGA
- the DEFB119 gene encoding beta-defensin 119, with the protein MKFLFLFLAIFLAMEPVVSADCWMNGKCRLVCKDDEDSVTRCANRKRCCVLSRYLTIQPVTIDGELPWTTPVMTTYKSRSVNRRR; encoded by the exons ATgaagtttcttttcctgtttcttgccATCTTTCTGGCCATGGAACCAGTGGTATCAG CAGACTGTTGGATGAATGGAAAATGCCGGTTGGTGTGCAAAGATGATGAAGACAGCGTCACACGCTGCGCAAATCGTAAACGGTGCTGTGTCCTTAGTCGTTACTTGACAATCCAGCCAGTAACAATTGATGGAGAACTCCCCTGGACTACTCCTGTGATGACCACATATAAGTCCAGATCTGTCAATAGAAGAAGATAA